The DNA region taggtaaCAACTACTGAGATACTTTTTGCTCAGTTTTTATATTCCAGATACAGAGAATTTATAGTGGTTATTTTTGTAATTCTAGTAACTTGCAAAAAGACCAAATGAGGGAGTTGAGGGGAAGACACAACCTTTGGGCTGGTGAGGCAGTGGCCTCAGTATTGGTTGAAGTATGCTTTCATTGGACTACAGAATATTAAAGCACAAAAAATCAACCTGGAGTTGTGTGGTTTCAATCACCAAAAGGGGTCAGCTTTTTCTGCAAtaggaagttttatttttccaagatTTCTAACTGAAGAGCACACTTAAACAACTTGTTAACATCACTTGATACAATGTACAAACAGTAACTAATGGTCCAGAGAGGTTACTTTGTTGAACATGTGTCACATCCAGAGAGACATACAGCTCTGGCACCTGCCAAACTGCTCTCTGGCGTGTGACCTTAGACTGCTGATAATGAGTGTTCTTCACAAAGCACAGTCCAGCCATTGGGCATGAGGAGGTGTGGTAGGAGACCAGcctacacacacatgcacctcAGCATCTCAATACCAATGTAAAGCTGAGCAATCTGCAGTGTCCTGGGTGACAAGAGGCACAGCATGGAGTCCAAGTTGATCACACCAAACCCAGTCACTTCTGGGTGGGGCAGTTGTGTGCCTGTAAAATATGACTGGATCCAGTTTCCTTGCACAGAAAGAATATCTTGTGGGGACAAACGAGCTGGTCTCACAGCCTTCCCTTCCACATGCCCAGGTTAGACCAGCTGCAGAGCCCGGGCTGGTCTATGCCCTTGTCTGTACTATCCTGCCCCATGGGTGGGAGCCAAGGACGGAGTTTTGCCCCATTTGAGATGAGATCCTAGCACAGTAGACTCCTTGCTCACCCTGACACTCAAGACCTTGGCCTGTGCAGTGTCAAGACAGAGGTCAGCACTGTAGACAGTTGGGGGCCAGCCTCAGGAGCACCCCCCCCATACCACAAACCCCACAGAGGGAAGAGTAAGGTCTCTCTTCACCCAAGTACCCACCCACCTCCATGTGCTCTCTCCTTCCAGGTCAACCTTCACTCAGTGCCCATTTGTGCTGGTCCTGTTGCTGGATCCTGGCTCTTTTGAGTCCAGAACTAGCATGGGAAAGGGAAGCAGACAGTCACCATGAGGGATGACCAGGAAGGAGGCCCCTCTCCAGCAAGGACCACTGTCAGAAGCCCCACCTAAAGCTGCATCGTCAGGACTTCAGCATGCACTGGAGAGCCTGGTCAACAGGTCAGCCTCTGCCTCGTGCTGCCCCTCAGGAGCAGGCGTCACCCCACAGCCCCAGTGGCCCTACCTGGTTCTTCAGCCCTTACAGCTCACGGGAGCTCCTGCTGCATGTAAAAATGACCAGGTGGAATTCACAGCACAAAGTCCTGCACTGTGATCCACTCATTTGCAAAGCCTGTCCATGCTAAGATGGACACCTCAGCAGACACACTGTGTGCCAAGCACGCCTGACCTCCAGGCACCTTTCCTGGAGGGGACAGATGTTCCCTCAGGTGTCATCAGTGTGCAGGGAGTCAGTAAGGACTGTTCGGCTGGGTGTGGTCTCACCTCTCCCAGACTGGTCCAGGGACAACAGGGAAGCCACAGTTAGTTCCACTGTTCCTCAAACTCCGGCAAGGCAGAGCCATAAACAACACTACTTGCAAAGATGTCCTCTCCAGCATGACAGAGCAAGATGTGCCACTGCTCAGCTCCCACCAAGGGCAGCAAAGCCATCTGGAAAACTGAGCCCCACTGGGTGACAGCTGACTGCAGAAGATGCTCAGGGAAGACACAATGCCATCTCATGGCTCTCTAAAGATGAGCTCTGCACAAACTACACAAAACCAAAGGACAACTCATGGTGGCTGTGTGTGCAAAAGAGAAGTTGCACAATATCTTAAAAACAACTCTTTCTGGGCATATGGCTCTGTAGCCAGGTTCTTGCTCTGGCAGCAGGCAGCAGTGGGACACTGTCCCTTGGCTTGGCATGCCTGCTCATCCAGGTGTCCCAGATCAAACCCTGCAAGCTTTACCAGCAGCCATTAGTGCCCGACCAAAGACTGCCCTGCCTACCCTGGAGTTATAACAGAACCCAGCTGTACATCACATAACAAGCAGGACTATGTTCCCAGTCTGCAGTGGGTCCGCCCCACCAGAAGCCCTGGGCTGCTTGCTCACACATTCACAGTAACCCTGCCCTGGCTGCACGGTGAGACAATCTGCAGAAATATCCAGAGCTCTGTAGCTTCGGGGTTCAGTACTGTCTTCTTAGGAAGAGTGTCACATGGACACATGCTCAGCCAGGAGAGATTGTCCCCAGGTTAATAAAGGTCAGCAGGGACTAGGGGCCAGCACCAGAGGTCCTTAATAAGAATGCTCATGACTGAGATGGGAAGACTGAATTCACTTCCTCACTCTCACCTGTCCCCCACAGGCACCAAAGTCCTGTCAGCTGGCCCCAGTCCCAGCACTTGGGACTGCCAATGTGTAAAGGCACACCTACCTCCAGCCACCAGCGGTCCCCCAGAGATTCCTAAGGAGGCATTTTATTCGGGTCAGCCTAGGTTGCACCATCCTTAGGCTGACCCCAGTAACCTCTGTCTCCTGGCTTTCAAGACTGTGTGGTCCCTCCACCTAAGTGTGGTACCTGTGACTTCCCACAACTGACCGGGTGGCAACAGCGTTGGGACGTCACTCCCAATATCATGTGGCATTCCCTGAGGCGTCACCTGCAGATAGAGTGAGGGCTTTGAAGAAGATTACTAGGCTGTCCTGTGCTGCCAGTGGAGGGCGCAGGCACCTGCCAGCAGCCTCCGGAGCCCAGCGCCCCCACCCCTCGCCTGACCACAGCTAGCAGGATCACAGGGACTCCAGACCGGTGGCGGGGCGCGGAGCACCGACCAGAGGGCATCCTTCAGAGGACAGCCTCTGGAGGGACTTCTCTGGGGGGAAGGGATAGTCTCAGGAGAGGGATTCTCTGGGTTAGGCGTCCCCTAGGGAGGTGAGACCTAAAGGGGGTCATCTTGAAGCCTCTTCTGGGGGTGGGCGTTGTCCTTCTGGGGGACATCTCCGCAAGGTCATCCTTCAGGGTGGACATGATGGAATATATGGTGGCTGCTCGAAGGCCACCCTCTGGGTACAATCATCTGGGAGACATCTCCACGGGAGGCTTCTTCCTCCGCGGAGGCAGGGGTCCTCCGTGGGGACACCCGGGGGCAGGGGCTCCCGGAACGGCAGCCTCCTCCGGGGGTCGCTGTCCCCGCAGGGACGCTCCGCGGCGCGCGGCGCGGGCGGGGCCACACGGGCGGGGCCTGCggccgcccccgccccgcccccgcgctTCCTCCGCTTTCACTTTCGCTTCCGCCGCGAGCGGGTCCCGCGGCCCCAGTATGGACGACCCGGACTGCGACTCCACCTGGGAGGAGGACGAGGACGCGGAGGGCGGCGAGGACGGCCAGGCGGGCGAGGCGGGCGAGGCGGGCGAGGCGGACGCGGGGGACGAGGACGAGGACGCGGAGGGGCCGCGGGCCGGCGCGCTCCAGGTGCGGGAGGCGGGGAGGCCGGGCCGCGCTCCGCCGCGCCGCAGCCGGGGACCCCAGGCCCCGCCGCCCCGCCGGGGCCGCCCCCGGAGTCGGCCGGTGCGTGGGTGGCGTCAGAGCGGTGCGTGGTGATGTCAGAGCCGCGGCTCGAGCGGGGGCCGTGCGTGGGTGACGTCAGAGCAGCGGCCCGGGGCGGCGTGGGTGGGTGCCTCCGGGCGCCTGGGGCGCAGGCCAGCCCCGTCCCGTGGCCGCGGCTGATCCTGACCGCCCGCCTCTGGCCCCTCGGCCTCGCCGGCCTCTGGCCCGGGCGGTGGGCTCCCCGCCGTCGGCCCCGCGGGCGCAGCGTCCCGGCTCGCCCTCGGCTGAGCTGGGGCACCGCGGACCCGGGAGCTGCCCCCTGGACCCGCCGCGGCCAGGCGGCTTTCAGCCACTCGTTACTTTTGTTGCCACCGTGCTTGTGACTCCGGGGCTACTTTTGTTGCCAGCGGTTATCCGTTCTGTACAGAGCCTCGTCATCGTTCCAGCTCTGGTTCCAGATGTGGAGGGCCCAGAAAATGGGCTTCAGATTCTCCCCGTGGCAGTGAGCCCTGGTTTCCAGTTTATCTCAGTGCCCTGGAGTGGTCAGGGACAGTGGCCCCGGAACCTGGAGGGCTCCCAGGCCTACCTGGTAGCCTTCCCCGCCCTCTGGCCTTCAGCACACCTGCACAGGGCCTAAGTGCTGCAGGAGGTGGGGTCAGGGTCTCAGGGCAGTGTGCCAACCAGCCGGCTCTGACGTGAGATGACATGAGTGTGGCTCAGGCCGCCATCCTGAGCAGCGCTCCGGCACCTTGGCCCTGTGAGGTGCCCATGATCTCCCATCTTTTCCCTTTTGCCTCCTGCCTGgaccatttccttccttcccctgcaGAGCCCCCTCAACCCTGACGAGGCTGGCCCTGCTCTGAGCTGTGTGCATCCTGTTGACCAGCAGGAAGTGGGAAAGCACAGGGACAGCCAGCTCCTGGGAGTTTCTGTTTCTGTCTACTGGCCCTTCCCAGCTGGCCCTGGTTTGAAATTAGCAGCTGCAACGCCATACTTGGCTGGAGTCCTATCAAGTTGGGGCAGGGGGTGATGAGCTCTGAGCCGATACTTGGGAACCTGGCCTCCTGCGCCTCTCAGTGCTTCCCCATCCCTTGAGCCAGTTGTTTCCCAGGTCAGGACAACCTGTGCCTTGTGGGTTGGCACCAGCCCTCATCCTGCCCAGCTGGGCACAGCCCACCCTCTGCTCCCACCTCGTGACACAGTGGGGTCAAGCTGTTTCCCAGCATCCTTGTGACCAGTTGCCTCCCGTCTGTCTGGACCCCTGGGTGCGTGGCATGCAGAAAAAGTGGTGCAGAGCGTGAGGCTGAGAGGGCCACATCTTGCTGAAAGCAGCCTTCTGACAGGAGGCACAGGCTGTCCTCTCTGTTCTCTGACCAAGGAGGAGTGGAGTTAGTGGGGACAGGCCTTTGTTGCTCATTTCTCACATGTGGTCAGAGGGCCTGAGTCCCCTCCTGGGGCTGTGGGTGGCAAGATGGCTGCCACTGGGGACACAGCCTGATGTCAACTTAAAGCACAATGTAAGGGGAAGTACAGTGGGTTGAGCAAGGGTGAGGAGAGCCAGCAAACCTGGGGGGAAGGGTTGGAGCTGTGGCTTGGGGACAGGAAGGCATCATGGCCACACCCGTGGGAGTATACACGTCCCTGAGGTGGAAGCCCAGAGTCTCCCAAGGGGAGCAGGAATAGGAGCAGGCCTCAGCTCCAGCTGTCTGACTCTGCAGGGAGGGGTACTTCACTGGGTCCACATCTACCCACTGGGAACCTCGGAAATCCAGGGTGGGGGATTGGAGGGAAGAACTGTGACAAGTGACCACTCCCCTTCAAGCCACCTCACCAGAGCTGGCTCAGGCCACACGGCCTTGCCAGAGCGGGGGCTCCCTGGGGCTTCTCCTAGGGGAGGCTCATCCCATGCCATCTCTTCCCAGTCCAGGATAACAGGGTCCCGCAACTGGAGAGCCATGCAGGACATGCGCAGGTACCGGCACCACTACCCGGTAGGTACCCACAGCCCCCTGTGTTCCCTGTAGCACCCGTGCACTGGCCCATCTGGAGACACACAACCCATTAGCACCTGTCAGACAGAATGTCCCCTGTCTTGCTCGAAACCTGGGCCTGGATTCTGGGTTGTGCCCCTCAGTGTCCAGAGCACAGACCTTGTGTGAGTTCTAATCGTGGTGTGAGGGGAACATGCTTCCCCCGCTCTGAGCCTCAGCACCCCGGCTGTAGAGTTGGGTAGCAGTTCTGGCCTCCTAATGCAAGTGTGTGGTCTGGTGGGGGGGCTCCTGGGGAGGGTGTTAGAAGccttcctgggggtgggggtaggagcATTGTCCTCAGTTCCTGCCCACATGAGTGGGAGGTGAGGAGGCCCTGTCCTTCAAGCCTCTCCTCACCTGCAGAGGAGCCCCGactgggctcagggcctcaggCAGCCTCCGGAGGCCTGGAGGTTTGCAGATGCACTGGACTGAGGGCCCTCAGAGGCAGCGTATTTTTGATGAGGCCCCAGCCATGCCCTCTCTCTGCCCTTCAGGATTTGGTGGAACGAGACTGCAACGGTGACATGCCCAACCTGAGTTTCTACAAAAATGAGATCCGCTTCCTGCCAAACGGTACACACCCGCTCAGCTGCCCTGCTTTCAGAGAGCTCCACAGAGCCCCCTGGAGGTGGCCAGAGGGGTCCAGGTTGGGGGGCTGTGTAAAGGGTCCCAGAGGAACATTGGAGGCTTCCCCACCACATGGTCTCTGCTGCAGCTGCTCGAGGCAACAGGTGGACTAACGAGCCGATGGTCTTACTGTTCTGCGTGGTGTCATAAAAAGTAGGGTGATATTTTGTGATGTCCAGTTGCCTTGAAATCTAAGTTTGTCATCGAGTCTTACTGGAACCTACCCGTGCCCATTCGTTATGCAGCTGCTTTCTCTCTGGAGCAGGAAACAGCCTGCTTAGGTGGAGACCATGTGGCCCCCCAGCCTGGGGTGTTTACTGTCTGGCCTCACAGACCCGGGCCACCTGCTCTGGACTGTGCCCCGGGGTTGGGTTCTGCTGGGGTTTTGTTTGAGGACAGAGTGAGTACCAGGGTTCACAGGCCAGGCTTTGAGTGAGGCACCCCTTTGGCAGAAATGGGTCTGAGTCTGGACCACAGGTTCCACAGAGGGGCCTCCCGGGCCTCCACCGAGTTGTCCTCAGTCACACTGAGGGTCTGGCTTCCACACTGCAGAGCGGCTGAGTACCTTGAGCCCAAAGCCCTTGACGGTCTTAAAGAATCGGGGGCTGAATTGGCAGCACTCTGTCCCTAAGCCTGTCAGGGTTTTGTCCCCACTGCTGACTTGGCCCCATGGGGTTCCCAGGATGTTTCATTGAAGACATTCTTCAGAACTGGAGGGACAACTATGATCTCCTCGAGGACAATCACTCCTACATCCAGTGGTGAGCCGGTAGGGAGCAGCAGGAGGGCGGATGGGGAGGGGAGCCTGGGTCCTGGGCTACTTGCTGCCTTCTCGTGTGCACTTAGTAGTGTCCTTCCCAGAAGCCCACCTCCACACCGCAGGATGGGGCCAGTGCCACAAAGGGGAGACTCCAGCCTGTCCACGGTCTGTTGGCTCTTGAGGTCTCAGCACCTCTGTGGTTGGGAACACAGTGgccccaggaggcaggaggggagacGCACAAGCTGGGGCGTGGGGTGGGAAATGGCCTGCCTGCTCCCCTGCCAGGGGCTGCAGCCTTGGCACCAGGCCTGAGCCCCCAGGGGCAGGTGGGCTGTGCCTGACGCAGGCCATGGTGAGGCTCTAGGTCAGGCTTGGGCAGAAACGTGTGGTGCTCTTGGAGGCCATGACTGCCCTAAGAGCAGTGTGCCTCTGCTTGAGGTCAGCCTTCTGGGCAGCTCCAGGGGGCCTCCTGTGTGGGGTGCATCATGGGGATGAGCTCCTGGCATCAGTGAAGGGAAGCAAAGGAGGATGAGCAAGCAGGAAGGAGAGCCCTGGCCCCAGCCTGAGCAGGGGGACAAGGCAGCCTTCCATGGGTTGCCCGCAGGCCACCAGGCATGCCTGCTGGGCTCTGGCCAGTCACACTCACCTGTGCTAAACCCTTCTTTTCTACCCTTGACCCTTTGCTTTGTGAACTGCGGGAGGCCACCACCCTCCTAGAGTTAAGCAGCAAGCCCAGAGAGGGTAGTAcactgccccaggccacccagcaATCTTGAGCCTGAGGTCTTGGAAGTCTGGCCCTGGTCATTAAAGGGCCTGCGCCCTCCCTGTCTTCACAGGCTGTTTCCTCTGAGGGAACCGGGAGTGAACTGGCACGCCAAGCCCCTCACACTCAAGGAGGTCCAGGTGAGCTCCTGTGCCCCTGCTAGAGAGGTCACATCTGATACCAGGTGCTGGATGCCACCTGGAGGGCTGCTGGGAGATGCAGAGGCCCAGAGAACCTGCGGCCCACGCTCTGCCTTCCAGAGTGGTCATCCTCCTGCATGGGCTCCTGCAGCATCTAGAAATCTCTCAGGCCGTCCGCTGCCTGCTAGGGAGTTGGGGGAAGGGcctgagcaggaggagcagcttgATGCCAGGGCAGGATCGGAGAGGAGGCAGCCTTCCCCGGCTCTGGGAATCTGGTTCTGTACAGGGAGGAGCTGCATTAATGTGCCTGCTGTCATTCTGCCTTAAAAGGCTGAGTCAGACCCAGGAGGCGTCTGCCCGCCTGGTGTCCATGGCCATCCCACACAGCCCGACAGAGGCCAGGAACGGCCTCCTGAGCTCCCTTGGGGATGTTTTCCAGGCATTCAAAAGCTCCAAGGAGGTCAGGGAGCGGCTCGTCCGGGCCTATGAGCTCATGCTGGGCTTCTACGGGATCCAGCTCAAAGACCGGGACACGGGTGCTGTGTGCCGAGCACAGAACTACCACAGTCGCTTCCAGAACCTGAACTGGTGAGGAGCGGGCGAGCCTCAGGTCAGGACACTGGGTTCCAGGCAGGTGTGAGGGGCCTGCGGGGAGGCATGGTGCCCGCCCCGTCAGAGGGTGAGGACGTAAAGGAAGGGCTTCCTTTGCCTGGGAGCGGGTCAGGGACAATCTGTAGGTGGCACCATCCCCCTTGCTGGGGGTGTTggcccctctgccctcctccaGCCAGCACCCCCCCCACGTGAGTCCACTGATGGAGGCACTGCCCTCAGTGGACGCTCCCCGTGGGTGTGAGTCCTCCTGGAGGCGCCAGCTGAGCTCGCTCACCCTCCCCTCTCGCAGGCGCAGCCACAACAACCTGCGCATCACGCGCATCCTCAAGTCTCTGGGCGAGCTGGGCCTGGAGCACTACCAGGCCCCACTGGCACGCTTCTTCCTGGAAGAGACGCTGGTGCGCTGCGAGCTGCCCGGCGTGCGCCAGAGCGCCCTGGACTACTTCCTGTTTGCTGTGCGCTGCCGGCGCCAGCGCCGGGAGCTCGTGCACTTCGCCTGGGAGCACTTCCAGCCTCGCTGCAAGTTCGTCTGGGGGCCACGTGACAAGCTGCAGCGGTTTAGGCCCCGGGCCACACTCCAGCCACTGGTAGCCCCCAGGCAGGCAGAGGGGGACGAGGGCCCAGGGGACTCCCTCCAGGAGGCTGGCACCCAGGATCAGA from Ictidomys tridecemlineatus isolate mIctTri1 chromosome 5, mIctTri1.hap1, whole genome shotgun sequence includes:
- the Ogfr gene encoding opioid growth factor receptor isoform X1 is translated as MDDPDCDSTWEEDEDAEGGEDGQAGEAGEAGEADAGDEDEDAEGPRAGALQSRITGSRNWRAMQDMRRYRHHYPDLVERDCNGDMPNLSFYKNEIRFLPNGCFIEDILQNWRDNYDLLEDNHSYIQWLFPLREPGVNWHAKPLTLKEVQAFKSSKEVRERLVRAYELMLGFYGIQLKDRDTGAVCRAQNYHSRFQNLNWRSHNNLRITRILKSLGELGLEHYQAPLARFFLEETLVRCELPGVRQSALDYFLFAVRCRRQRRELVHFAWEHFQPRCKFVWGPRDKLQRFRPRATLQPLVAPRQAEGDEGPGDSLQEAGTQDQTCGQERDPGGDRVSAEVPQPLSEKHQDAETLEGGQGNAAEPPSPKESKKRKLEANRKEQAPAEPGPPGPSEVEKIAQNLEGCALSQGSQDLGETEQPCPQPPGARVADEVRKRRKVEEGAGDEAVVSSSTQVPAPTPSQCFRAQEGGGEVEGEPESQVGPEQSARGSPPEGPGPATTGTPVDGMGEAAGTEPSAKPGNGKP
- the Ogfr gene encoding opioid growth factor receptor isoform X2; amino-acid sequence: MQDMRRYRHHYPDLVERDCNGDMPNLSFYKNEIRFLPNGCFIEDILQNWRDNYDLLEDNHSYIQWLFPLREPGVNWHAKPLTLKEVQAFKSSKEVRERLVRAYELMLGFYGIQLKDRDTGAVCRAQNYHSRFQNLNWRSHNNLRITRILKSLGELGLEHYQAPLARFFLEETLVRCELPGVRQSALDYFLFAVRCRRQRRELVHFAWEHFQPRCKFVWGPRDKLQRFRPRATLQPLVAPRQAEGDEGPGDSLQEAGTQDQTCGQERDPGGDRVSAEVPQPLSEKHQDAETLEGGQGNAAEPPSPKESKKRKLEANRKEQAPAEPGPPGPSEVEKIAQNLEGCALSQGSQDLGETEQPCPQPPGARVADEVRKRRKVEEGAGDEAVVSSSTQVPAPTPSQCFRAQEGGGEVEGEPESQVGPEQSARGSPPEGPGPATTGTPVDGMGEAAGTEPSAKPGNGKP